Sequence from the Egicoccus sp. AB-alg6-2 genome:
TCGAGCAACAGCAGGCCCGACTCGCCGACCGCCTCGAGGACGCCGAGGCAGAGCTCGCCTCGCTCCAGGAGCGCGCCGACCGGCAGCGCACCATCGACCGCGGCGAACAGTCGGGCGTCTACGCCTGCCCCATGAACCCGCGCATCACCCACTTCCGCGACACCTGGGGCCACCCGCGCTCGGGTGGGCGCCGTCACAAGGGCACCGACGTGTTCGGTCCCATGGGCGCCGAGGTGTACGCCATCACCGGCGGCACCATCGCGCGGCACACGCAGGGCGGGCTCGGCGGCATCTCGCTGTACCTGCAGGGCGACGACGGCAACGTCTACTACTACACCCACCTGCAGGGCTACGCGCCGCTCGGCGCCGTCGGCACCCGTGTGGAGGCCGGCGACCTCGTCGCCTACAACGGCGACACCGGCAACGCCCGCGGCGGCGCCCCGCACATCCACTTCGAGCGCAAGCCCGGCGGTGGCGCCTCGGTCAACCCCTACCCCTTCCTCGCTGCCGCCTGCTTCTGATTCCTCTGGCGCCGGTTCCGTATCAAGGTGCGCGCGCGACGGACCGTGGTCGGTCTGAACGGTCACCGGCGGCCGCTTCCCGGGGCGCCGTGGCTGCTCGTGCTGGTCGCCTACGCTCGGTCGGCTCGCCTCCGTGGACAGGTCCGCCCGTGACGATCGCCGTTCTCGCCGCCCTGCTCGCCGGCACCCTCATCGCCATCCAATCGGCGATCATCGGGGTGTTCGGGGAGAACCTCAACCCGTTCGTCGCCGCGGTCTGGGTCCACGTCGGCGGGCTGGCGTTCGGGGTGCTCGGCGTGCTCGTCGCTCCGCGGCTCGGATTCGAGCTCGCCGCCGTGCGCCAGGCACCGTGGGGGCTGCTCGCCGGCGTGGCCGGCATGCTGCTCGTGACCGGTATCGCGGTCGCCGTCGGCGGGCTCGGGCTCGCCTCGACGCTGGCGATCGTCACCGGGATGCAGCTGGTGGTCGGCTTCGCGCTCGAGGCGACCGGCCTGATCGGGCGGGCGGTCGCGCTGGACCCCGTGCGGGTCGTCGGCGCGCTGCTGATCGTGGCCGGCGTGTACGTGGTCGCCAGCCGCGGCCCCGTGCCGGCGTGATGCAACCGGCGCCCCTGCACCGTCGTCCCACCGGCATGCGCCTCGTGACCCGCCTCCTCCTTGCCGTGTTACTGCTGACGCTCGGCGGCTGCAGCGACCCGCCGCCCGCGCCCTCGACCGCCGACCGCGACGAGCTGACCGGGTCGACCTGGCTGCTGACCGAGGGCGAGGGTCCGGCCGGGTCGGTGCTGGTCGCCGACGGTGCCAGGGTCACGTTGCGGTTCGACGAGGCCAGCGACCAGCTCGGGGGTGTGTCGGGCTGCAACCACTACGGCGCCGAGGTGGCGCTGGACGGCGACGCCATCGAAGTCGGCGGACTGGGCGGCACCGAGATGGCCTGCGAGCAGCCGCTGATGGAGGTCGAGCGGCGCTACCTCGACGCACTCGCCGGCGTGGACACCGTCACCGTCGAGGGGGACGTACTGACCCTGACCGGCCCTGACGCCAGGCTTCTCTACGACCGCGAGCCGGACGCGCCGACCGAGGCGCTGCTCGGCACCACCTGGCGCCTGGAGTCGGTGGTCCACGGCGAGGGGGACGCCGCCGCGGTCAGCCAGGCCGGTGACCCCGCCGAGTTACGACTCGGCCAGGGCACGCTGGAGCTGCAGACCAGTTGCGTGCGCGTCGCGGCGGAATGGGTCGAGCAGGGCGCGGAGTTCCGCATCACCTCCTCCAGCTACGAGTACGCCGACGAGGACGCCGTCTGTCTGCACGACGACCCCGAGCAGCAACGCATCCTCGAGGTCTTCGACGGCGCCTTCACCGCCGAGGTCGACGGCGACCTGCTCACGCTGCACGCGACCCGCAGCGACACCGGCCTGCAGTTCCGCGCCGAGGGATGACGCGCCGAGGGATGACGCGCCGCCGCTTGCCCTGCTGCCGCCGGGCGCCCGCTGCCGCAAGGCGCCCGATGTCGCAAGGCGCCCGATGTCCGTCGATCAGGCGACGCGCAGCGCCACCAGCACGCCGTCGCGCAGCGGGACCAGCGAGTTGAGGTAGCGCTCGTCGTCGGCGACCGCCCGGGTCATGGCCACGATCGCCGGGGTCACCGCGTCGCGGCCCGCCGACGTGCCGGTCCCGATCCCCGCCACGCGGCCACCCCACAAGGTGTTGTCGCAGACGAACAGCCCGCCGACGCGCACCCGGTCGCGGGCTGCCTCCCAGGCGTCGGGGTAGCCGTCCTTGTCGATGTCGCAGTAGACGACGTCGAACTCGCCCTCGAGCTGCGCGAACGAGGTCAGCGCGTCGCCGACGCGGTAGTCGATCCGCTCCCACAGCCCGGCGCGGCGCAGGTAGCCCTCGGCGAGGGCCGCGTTGTCGGGGTCGCCGTCGGTGCAGACGACCTCCCCATGCTCACCCACCGCGCGGGCGAAGAAGAAGGCCGAGTAGCCGAAGCCGCTGCCGAGTTCCATGACACGCCGGGCGCCGATCGCCCGTGCCTGCAGTTCGAGGTGGCGGCCGACCGCGCGTCCGACGATCGGGAACCCGTGCTCGCGGGCGCGGCCCTCCATCTCGTCGAGGACCGCGTCGCGCAGTCCCGTCCCGGCCAGGGCGGTCAGGTAGTCGTCGACCTCGGGCGGGAGCAGCGGCACGGCGCGTCCTTCGTGTGCGGATGGTGGCGGATCGTGCCACGACGAATGACGCCGGGCATCCACCGCGGCCTAGGGTGCGCCACGCCCGAGCAGGAGGAGCCCGCGTGGGACGTCACGTGCTGGTCTGGGACGCACCCAACGTCGACATGACGCTGGCCAACATCATCGAGGGCAAGCCCACCCCCAAGGAGCGGCCCGACCTGGCCGTCCTCGGCTCGTGGCTGGTCGACCACGCCGACCCGGGCGACGCGGTCGAGGCCGCCGTGTTCGTCAACGTCGCGCCCCACGTGGCCGGACCGATGCGCGGCTGGGTCATGTGGCTGCTCGAGCAGGGCTACCGCGTCTTCGCCAAGCCCAAGCACGGCGACAGCGACGTCGACGACGACATGGTCGCCCACCTGTGGGACCGCTACGACGAGGGTGACCTCGACGCCGTCTACGTCGGTTCGAACGACGCGCGCGCGTTCCTCGAACCGCTGGAGGAGCTGTCCGAACGTGGCGTCGTGGTCAACGTGCTCGGCTTCGCGGAGTTCGCCGGCGGACTGTCCACCGCCGAGGGCATGCGGTTCGTCGACCTCGAGTCCATCGAGGGCCTGTTCGGCGAGCCGCTGCCGCGCCTGACGCTGGAGTTGCTGCCGGTCGAAGGCCGCTGGTTCGAGCCGCGGGGCCGGTTGGGCGCCTCGCAGTCGTCGCCCGGCTGGGGGGAGTGAGCATGGCACCGCAGGAGTCACCGCAGGCGCAGGTCGCCGAGACCGCACCGGGCACGAAGGCACCGTCGGTCCGCTCCGAGGTCGGGGCGCTTCGCACCGTGCTGCTGCACCGTCCCGGCACCGAGGTCGAACGCATCACCCCAAGCAACATGGACCAGTTGCTGTTCGACGAACTGCTGTGGGTCGAGCACGCCCAACTCGAACACGACGCCTTCGCCAAGGTCCTGGGCGGCCTCGGCGTCGAGGTGCTCTACGTCGAGGAACTGCTCGCCGAGGTCGTCGCCGACCCCGAGGTCGCCCGCGCGGTCGTCGAGCGCCACGTGACCGACCGCACCTGCGGCCCGCAGGCGGTCGAGCGGGTCCGCGACCTGCTGCTGGACACCGAACCACGTCAGCTCGTCGAGCACCTGATCGGCGGGGTGACCGTCGAGGAGGTCGGTCCCGGCGACGGCCTGGTCACCGCCGTCAGCGGCCCGTCCGAGATGCTGCTGCAGGCACTGCCGAACGCGGTGTTCACCCGCGACTCGTCGGCCTGGATCGGTGAGGGGGTCGTGCTCTCGCCGATGAACCGGCTCGTACGCCGGCGGGAGACCGACCTGTTGCGCACCGTCTACTCGCACCACCCGAGGTTCGCCGAGCACCCGATCTGGTTCGGCGGCGAGGTGACCGACTACTTCCCGGCCACCTTCGAGGGCGGCGACCTGCTGGTCGTCGGCGACCGCGGCCTGGCCGTCGGCATGTCGGAGCGCACCAGCCCCGCCGGGGTCGAGGCACTGGCGACCGCGCTGTTCGACGCCGGCGTCGTCGACCGCGTGCTGGCGGTCGACCTGCCCAAGGTGCGCGCGGCGATGCACCTCGACACGATCGTGACGCAGGTCGACGTGGACGCCTTCATCACCTACCCGACGATGACGGCCAGCCTGCGCAGCTACGCCGTCACGCCGCGACCCGGCGGCGGGATCCACGTCGCCGAACGCCAGGGGTTCGTGCAGGGGCTGGCCTGGGCGGCCGGACTCGACCACGCCAGGGCGATCGAGCCGGCCCTCGGCTCGGTCCGGGCCGAACGCGAGCAGTGGAACGACGCCAACAACACCCTCGCCGTCAGCCCGGGCGTGGTGGTGGCCTACGAGCGCAACGTCGCGACCAACGAGATCCTCGAGACGGCAGGCGTCACGGTCCACACCATCCCGTCCTACGAGCTGCCGCGTGGCCGTGGTGGGCCGCGGTGCATGTCGTGTCCGGTGCAGCGCGATCCACTGGGAACGTGACTTCAAACGATTGCAGCGCTAGCTTGCGCCGATCGTAGGCAGAGCCGGAGGCGCGTGGTGGCAGGGGTCGTTCCGGCGCTGCTCGCCGCCGTCGCCTTCGCCGTCTACCAACTGGTCAACCGGCGGGCGCTGCTCGGCGTCGATGTCTACCGCGGGACCTCGACGGTCATGGGCGTCGGCGCGGTGCTGCTGCTGCTGGTCGCGGGCCTGACCGGTGGGCTCGCGCTCGTCCCCTCGGCGCCGCTCACCTCGCTGCTGCTGTGCGCGGCCGCCGGCTTCGTGCACTTCTTCTGCGGCTGGACCTTCCTCGGTTGGAGCCAGGTCCGCCTCGGCGCCGCCCGCACCGGCATCCTCATCGGCACCGTCCCCCTCTTCGGTGCCCTGATCGCCGCGCTCGCGCTCGGTGAGGCGCTCTCGCCCCAGGACGTCGTCGGTCTGCTGGTGGTCGTCAGCGGCGTCGCCATCGTCAGCGCGCGACGCGGTGCCGCCGACACCCCGGTGGCGGACGCGAGGCTGGGCGTGGCCGCCGGACTCGCGACCGCACTGTGCTGGTCGTCGTCGCCGGTCCTCATCCGCCGTGGGCTCGAGGGGCTGCCGTCGCCGCTGGCGGGCGCGGCCATCGGCATGCTCGCCAGCGCGGTCGTCTACGGCCTCGCGGTGCTGCTCACCCGCCGGCGTGCACGGCGCTCCGTGGTGGAGCCGGGGACCCGCCGCCTGCTGCTGATCGTGGGGCTGGCGGCGTCGTTCGCGATCTGGATGCAGTGGACGGCGTTCGACCTCGCTCCCGTCGCCACCGTGCTGGCACTGCTGCAGCTGACGCCCATCACCGTGGTCGTGCTGGCATCGCGGATCGGCGGCGACCGGCTCACCGGGCGGGCGCAGCAACGGGTGCTGCTGGGCGCCGCCCTCACGGTCTCCGGATCGCTACTGCTCGTCCTCGGCTGAGTCTCCCTCGGCGGGGCGCAGCCACTCCTCGTGCAGGTCGGCCAGCACCTGGTCGTGCGGCGCCCGGCCGTCGTCGAGGTCGAACAGCACCGAGTACAGCGGTGGGTAGGCCTGCCGGTGGTCGAGGGGGTTGTCCACGATCCCGTGGCGCCGCACGATCGTGCCGATGCGCCCGCGCAGGTAGTTCGGCGTGCGCGGGTTGCCGTCGGTCACGTCGTCGAGCACCTGCACACGTTGTCCCGTCCGCAGGTGCCCGACGTCGTGCTCGTCCATGCTCCGTCGCCCGTGCTCAGTCGCTCGCGCTCAGTCGTTGGTGCTCAACCGTCCGTGCTCAGTATTCCGGCTCAGTGGCTGTGCGCCCAGTAGTCCTCCGACGCCTTGCTCTGCTGCAGCGCGTCGGCGGACTCGAACCCCGGCGCCATGGAGGCCGTCGTACCCGCCATGAACTGGTGGTGGTCGATGCCGAGCAGCCGGATCCAGCTCTGCTGGCCCAGCGTCAGGCCGATCGCGCAGCCGAGCTCGACCAGTTCGGCTTCGCTGAAGTGCTGGTGCAGCCGCTTCCACAGCAGCTCCAGCTCGCCCTCGGCGCCCGGACCCCAGGCGATGGCCTGCGCATAGGCGAGCGCCGCCTTCTGCCGCTCGTCGTAGCGGTCGGACGACTCGAAGTTGAGCAGCTCGTCGTACTGCGCCTCCTCGAGCCCGGCCTTCAGCGCCTTCTCCGAGCGCTGGTTGCCGCAGTACTCGCACTTGACGGTTCGCGAGATGTAGACCCGGCACAGGTCCTTCAACTCGTGCTCGACCACGCCCTCGTGGAACAGCGCCTTCCACGAGTCGGCGAAGAACCAGAACGCGGCCGGAACGTGGGCTCGCACCGCGCTGCTCTCGGGGCGTGGGGTCCCTTCCCGGGCACAGCGCGCCATCTCCTCGCGCATGCGCTCGTCCATGTCCTCGAGCGGGACGTAACTGATCTGCTGTTCCATGTCGGCTCCCTCCGGCGGCGATGTAATCGATTGCAGAACGTCTCCACACGGAACCATGTGCACGTCGTCCCGTCAAGAGCTCGACGGCGCGGCTGCCGAGGCCCGCCGTCAGGGCACCGCCGGTGGCGCAGCGGTGGAGGCCCGGACGAGGAGGTGCGTCTCGACCGTGTGGACGGCCGTGGGCGTCGCGTCCTGATCCGCCGACGTCCCGTCCTGATCCGCCGACGTCACGCCTTCAGCCACCGACGTCGCGTCCCGTGCGGTGAGCTGTGCCAGCAGGACGTTCGCCGCCACGCTGCCGAGGCGCTCGTGGTCGATGCGCACCGTCGTCAGTGGCGGGTCGAGCAGGTCGACGAACTGCATGTCGTTGAAGCCGGTCAGCGAGACGTCGTCCGGGACCCGGCGACCCAGTTCGCGCAGCGCGCGCAGGCAACCGACGGCGACGAGGTCGTTCGCGGCGACCAGCGCGGTCAGGTCCGGGCGTCGGCGCAGCAGGGCGCCGGCGGCCCGATGCCCCTCGTCGACGGTGAGCCGGCGCGTCGTCTCGACGTCGGCGGGCGACGCGACGCCGGATGCGGCCGTGACGGCCAGGAAGGCGCGGGCGCGGTTGCGGCCCGTGGAGATCTCCGGCGGCCCGGCGACGTGTCCGAGCCGACGGTGCCCGAGCTCGAGCAGGTGGGCGACCACGCGTTCGACGCCGCCGGTGTCGTCCGGCACGACGCTCGGCAGCGGCAGACCGCTGCCACGGTTGATCAACACGACGGGGAGGTCGGGCGGCGTGGCCGGCCGCCAGTCGGGATCCAGCCGGGCCGTCGCGAGCAGGAGTCCCTCGACCTGCCGCGCCAGCATGGCGCGGATCACGACACGTTCGCGGGCCGGGTCGTTGTCGGTGTTCGACACCACCAGGGTGTAGTCGCTGGCACCGAGTGCGTTCTCGATCGCCCGGACCACCGGCGGCATGAAGGGATTGGTCAGGTCCGGAACGAGCATGCCCAGGGTCGCCGAGCGCTGTCGACGCAAACCTCGGGCGACGAGGTTGACCTCGTAGCCGAGCTCGTCGGCCGCCCGCCGGATGCGGCTGACGGTCTCGGGGCGCAGGCTGTCGGCGGTTGCCTGGTTCAGTGCCCGCGAGACCGTCGCGACCGACACGCCCGTGGCCGCGGCGATGTGGGCCATCGTGGGTCGGGCCATGTGACGGCAAGCCCTTCGGCGCGGCAGGACGACAGGGCGCGCAGCCTACGCGGGGGCCGACCCGGGCGGGGGCACCAGCGCCGCCCCGACCAGGCTCTCGGCGGTGACGAGTTCCGCCAGGGCGTCCTCGTCCATCCCCTCGGTGCCGTCGGGGCGTTGGGGCAGCACCATCCAGCGCACGTCCGAGGTCGAGTCGTGGACCCGGACGCGGACCTCGTCGGGCAGGTCGATGCCGAACATGTCGCGGATCGTGGCGCGTGGGTCGCGGACGATCCGTTCCTTGTAGGTGTCGGTGCGGTACCACCAGGGCGGGTTGCCCAGCAGGTCGTGGGGATAGCACGAGCACAGCGTGCACACCACGATGTTGTGGACCTCGTCGGTGTTCTCCGCGACCCCGAGGCGCCCCAGCTTTCCCGGCGGGATGTCCAGCTCGCGGACCGCCTCCCGTCCGGTGGCGATCAGGCGCTCCTTGAAGGCGGGGTCGAGCCACGCCCGGGCGGTGATCCGCGCACCGTTGCGGTGGTCGATCCGCGACAGCTCCTGCCGGC
This genomic interval carries:
- a CDS encoding murein hydrolase activator EnvC; translation: MSASCPSSALRSLALALGLVLASGPAAGAQELDAVRDRVEGLRDDLDAATQEYEAVWAEVETVRTELLTIEAREQHLEGEARRLTALLGDRARSVFMHGSTATLQSLLAARGPQNAVERAGLIAALQFRQGASLEDAVATRTSLDQARRLADDRRAELHALEARLEQQQARLADRLEDAEAELASLQERADRQRTIDRGEQSGVYACPMNPRITHFRDTWGHPRSGGRRHKGTDVFGPMGAEVYAITGGTIARHTQGGLGGISLYLQGDDGNVYYYTHLQGYAPLGAVGTRVEAGDLVAYNGDTGNARGGAPHIHFERKPGGGASVNPYPFLAAACF
- a CDS encoding DMT family transporter, yielding MTIAVLAALLAGTLIAIQSAIIGVFGENLNPFVAAVWVHVGGLAFGVLGVLVAPRLGFELAAVRQAPWGLLAGVAGMLLVTGIAVAVGGLGLASTLAIVTGMQLVVGFALEATGLIGRAVALDPVRVVGALLIVAGVYVVASRGPVPA
- a CDS encoding META domain-containing protein, producing MTRLLLAVLLLTLGGCSDPPPAPSTADRDELTGSTWLLTEGEGPAGSVLVADGARVTLRFDEASDQLGGVSGCNHYGAEVALDGDAIEVGGLGGTEMACEQPLMEVERRYLDALAGVDTVTVEGDVLTLTGPDARLLYDREPDAPTEALLGTTWRLESVVHGEGDAAAVSQAGDPAELRLGQGTLELQTSCVRVAAEWVEQGAEFRITSSSYEYADEDAVCLHDDPEQQRILEVFDGAFTAEVDGDLLTLHATRSDTGLQFRAEG
- a CDS encoding O-methyltransferase, with the protein product MPLLPPEVDDYLTALAGTGLRDAVLDEMEGRAREHGFPIVGRAVGRHLELQARAIGARRVMELGSGFGYSAFFFARAVGEHGEVVCTDGDPDNAALAEGYLRRAGLWERIDYRVGDALTSFAQLEGEFDVVYCDIDKDGYPDAWEAARDRVRVGGLFVCDNTLWGGRVAGIGTGTSAGRDAVTPAIVAMTRAVADDERYLNSLVPLRDGVLVALRVA
- a CDS encoding NYN domain-containing protein is translated as MGRHVLVWDAPNVDMTLANIIEGKPTPKERPDLAVLGSWLVDHADPGDAVEAAVFVNVAPHVAGPMRGWVMWLLEQGYRVFAKPKHGDSDVDDDMVAHLWDRYDEGDLDAVYVGSNDARAFLEPLEELSERGVVVNVLGFAEFAGGLSTAEGMRFVDLESIEGLFGEPLPRLTLELLPVEGRWFEPRGRLGASQSSPGWGE
- a CDS encoding arginine deiminase translates to MAPQESPQAQVAETAPGTKAPSVRSEVGALRTVLLHRPGTEVERITPSNMDQLLFDELLWVEHAQLEHDAFAKVLGGLGVEVLYVEELLAEVVADPEVARAVVERHVTDRTCGPQAVERVRDLLLDTEPRQLVEHLIGGVTVEEVGPGDGLVTAVSGPSEMLLQALPNAVFTRDSSAWIGEGVVLSPMNRLVRRRETDLLRTVYSHHPRFAEHPIWFGGEVTDYFPATFEGGDLLVVGDRGLAVGMSERTSPAGVEALATALFDAGVVDRVLAVDLPKVRAAMHLDTIVTQVDVDAFITYPTMTASLRSYAVTPRPGGGIHVAERQGFVQGLAWAAGLDHARAIEPALGSVRAEREQWNDANNTLAVSPGVVVAYERNVATNEILETAGVTVHTIPSYELPRGRGGPRCMSCPVQRDPLGT
- a CDS encoding EamA family transporter translates to MVAGVVPALLAAVAFAVYQLVNRRALLGVDVYRGTSTVMGVGAVLLLLVAGLTGGLALVPSAPLTSLLLCAAAGFVHFFCGWTFLGWSQVRLGAARTGILIGTVPLFGALIAALALGEALSPQDVVGLLVVVSGVAIVSARRGAADTPVADARLGVAAGLATALCWSSSPVLIRRGLEGLPSPLAGAAIGMLASAVVYGLAVLLTRRRARRSVVEPGTRRLLLIVGLAASFAIWMQWTAFDLAPVATVLALLQLTPITVVVLASRIGGDRLTGRAQQRVLLGAALTVSGSLLLVLG
- a CDS encoding SH3-like domain-containing protein, whose translation is MDEHDVGHLRTGQRVQVLDDVTDGNPRTPNYLRGRIGTIVRRHGIVDNPLDHRQAYPPLYSVLFDLDDGRAPHDQVLADLHEEWLRPAEGDSAEDEQ
- a CDS encoding carboxymuconolactone decarboxylase family protein, with product MEQQISYVPLEDMDERMREEMARCAREGTPRPESSAVRAHVPAAFWFFADSWKALFHEGVVEHELKDLCRVYISRTVKCEYCGNQRSEKALKAGLEEAQYDELLNFESSDRYDERQKAALAYAQAIAWGPGAEGELELLWKRLHQHFSEAELVELGCAIGLTLGQQSWIRLLGIDHHQFMAGTTASMAPGFESADALQQSKASEDYWAHSH
- a CDS encoding LacI family DNA-binding transcriptional regulator, with amino-acid sequence MARPTMAHIAAATGVSVATVSRALNQATADSLRPETVSRIRRAADELGYEVNLVARGLRRQRSATLGMLVPDLTNPFMPPVVRAIENALGASDYTLVVSNTDNDPARERVVIRAMLARQVEGLLLATARLDPDWRPATPPDLPVVLINRGSGLPLPSVVPDDTGGVERVVAHLLELGHRRLGHVAGPPEISTGRNRARAFLAVTAASGVASPADVETTRRLTVDEGHRAAGALLRRRPDLTALVAANDLVAVGCLRALRELGRRVPDDVSLTGFNDMQFVDLLDPPLTTVRIDHERLGSVAANVLLAQLTARDATSVAEGVTSADQDGTSADQDATPTAVHTVETHLLVRASTAAPPAVP